DNA from Leptolyngbya iicbica LK:
GGCTGGATTCGCAAATTGCCATTAATCAGCTTGAAGTTGAGCAGCTGAATAAACAGCTTGACCAGGTTTCTACGCAATTGGCGAATGCCGTGCAGTCGCTCTCAGTGGAACAGGAAATTTATGACCGTATTGAACCCTTGGTGGCTCAAGGGGGCATTTCGGAACTGCAAGGATTGCGACAGCAGCAAGAGGTGAATAATCGCGAAACTGAGGTGAATAGTCTGCGCGAAGAACAGCAGCGACTAATGTTAGCGATCGACCAGGCCCAAGAAGAGCTGCTGCGCACCCAAGTCGTGTCGAATGAAGACCTGCTGGAACGCATTGCGGCCAACGATAACCAAATCGCCAACATCGACAGCCAACTCACTAAAGTGGTGGTGGATAACGAAAAGCAGCTCGAGGAAATTGGCGGACAAATTAGCCAGCTCGAGTTTGCCCTAGAGAATCAGGAACTGCGGGCACCTCTGGACGGGCAGGTCTTTAACCTGAGGGCAAACCAACCGGGTTATGTAGCCAATGCCACCGAGCCAATTCTGGAAATTGTGCCCAATGACACACTGGTGGCGCGGGTCTTCATCACGAATCGCGACATTGGCTTTGTGACTCAGCGATTTCAGGATTCCGAAGAGCCGCTGATGGTGGATGTGCGCATCGATTCGTTCCCCTTTAGCGAGTTTGGCGATGTCGAAGGCGAAATTGTCCACATTGGCTCTGATGCGTTGCCCCCCGACGATGTGAATCCCTACTATCGATTCCCGGCGGAGATCGAGCTGCAAGATCAACTGTTGGGCGAAGCGCTGCCGCTGCAATCGGGCATGTCGGTGACGGCGAATATCAAGCTGCGCAAACGCCGCGTGATTACGATCCTCAGCGATCTCTTTGTACGGAAAATCGACAGCCTGCGTTCAGGCGGATAGGGGCTATTAATCCACATATCTCGGCCCTCACCCCCAAGCCCTCTGGGCAGGCTGCGCCAACAGTCCTGCTCTCCCAAATAGGAGAGCAGGGTGGTTTCACACCCACGAAGAAAAATGAGGATGGCCTGATTCGTATCAATCACATCAGCCCCTGTCTCTCATAGAGCAATTAAAACAAATCCCTGATGAGCGCCACTGGCGGGGACGCCGACATCCCTTGTGGATGGTGTTGTGCCTCAGTCTACTCAGCTTTCTCTGCGGTTATCGCGGCTATCGCCCGCTGACGGACTTTGAACAACAAGTAATTTGCAAGTGATTGGGATCAACCCACTATTGCGCCTGGGGATCAGCAGACCAAAAAACAACCAGGACACTGGCCTCTTCGTTACTTAAGGGAATCACGGAGGCAAAGAGTTGCGGTGCACCGCTGCGTGACATTTGAATGAGCGGCGCACCACAGTAGTCTCCGGCATCAGCCGCTTCCGTTTCATATAACCGTGACAGCGTGGCCGGGGCTTGGCTGGCATCTTCAGACAAGATGAGCGCATCGGCGGCGGTTTCAACCGGCTGAAATGACTCAGCCGTGATATCTGCAAGAAAGCAACTTTGCTCAATATCTGCAGGCCATCCGCTGGCTAGCGAGGCGGCGGCTAGCGCCAATTGCTGATTCAATGTCCCGACCGGCGAAGCTTCTACCTGCTGTCGGCCATTTTCCAAGAGATCGGTTTGTAGTGCCGGGTCAAAGGCGATCGCGGCATTGGTGTCTGGTTCACTAGGCGGTCTTGCCACAGGGGTTCGTTGGTCACGGGTATCGGCTGACGGTAGCTCAAAGGTCTCTGACTCCAGTGGTTGGCAGTCGTCAGCGTTATAGGCAACGGGCACCTCGACCACCAAGATCTGTGGCGTGTCTGAAGGGGTAAACGCGACAGTTTTGACTAGATCGCGGGCGCGATCGTCAAAGTATTGATAGCCAGTCGAGCGGAGTGTTACGGGCTCAGCGCTCAAGGTGCCGTCAGGTAGCACTAAGACGCCCACCTCGACTTGATCTTTTGGGTCTACGGGCAAACAAATGTCGAGCGGATATGACACATCGGGGATAAATCCTTCCCATTTCGGGAGATCCAGATCGTCCCCCTCAGGCAAGTCGATCGCGCCTGACTCACGCAGGGTTTGCAGCCAGGCTGCTTTCGTCTCGTCAGCTCCTCGGGACGTGGTGAGGGCTGGCCCGACATAGCTTTCCAGCACGGTGAAATAGTCGTCGGGTAGGCGGTCAACCGCTGGCGGCCAGTCACAGTCGGTCTCATCGTAATTGACGTCAACTTCGACTCGATAGGCTCGCGGTTCGTCGACATCAGGAAAGTCATATTGCCGCACTCGGTCTTCGGCGGCATTATCAAAGGCGCGATATTTCGTCCGCTGTACAAAGGGCTGATACATCTCAGGGGTACCCTCAGCATCGATGAAGACCAGGATGCGGGCGGCGTCTGGAGGACTGGGCAAACAAATATTGGCGGCGTAAGGCAGAGGCTCGAAGATTTTGAGCGGTCGAATCGTCAGGTCGGCCAGGTTGGGGGCGCGATCGCTCAATACTTGCAGCCAATTTGCTTGTGCCTCATTGGCATCGGTCTCAGATAGCTGCACCCCAGTATAGGTTTTGAAAATCTCGATGTAGTTGTCAAAGGGGGGCGGCTCGGCAGCCGTGACCTCGTCAGTGCGATCGGGGGGCCGACGACCGATGTCACTCGTGGCCCGCCCCTCAGCGGATGGCGATTGAGGATTCGGATCAGTCGTCTGATCGGCATTGTCTAGCTCAGGAATAGGGGCGACTAAGCCAGCATTATCAGCACTGTTTGGATTGGGAGACGGGCGATCGCTCGGGCGGCGATTCACCCTGGGAGGATTTCGCGGGGCCGGAGCAGCGGAGCGTGCCGTTGACCTAGCAGGGGGTGGAGAAGCAGTGCTGGGTCGAGCGGTTTTAACTGTTCCAGGGTTGGCGCTAGTCGCAGTGGGGCTTGCCGAAGGGGGATCAATTTTAATCACGGCCACCCCATCTTCCTCAGGATCGGGAGGCGGCAACAACTCCTCTTCCGCTGGCCCGGTAGGAATAAACAAGATCAGACCATGCAAGCCTAGAGAGACCAGCAACATTGGGGCAATGAGCCAACGCCAGAGGGGGTTCTGAGGCAGGGGCGGAGTCAGCTTTGGGGGAGTCGGGGTGCGGTCTTGCGCCATGATCTAAATCTAAATGGAAAAACGAAACTAATAACAGGGAACCGGGACAACTCGCATCGTCGAGCACGAAGAATGAAACTATTGGGTGCGGCTTACTCGGTTAGTTGGCGATGCGCGAAAACCCACCACGCCCCTAAAGCGAGCTACCCCATGAATGAGAGTAGCGAAATAAGATCCGCGTTGCGATCGCTCCATAGAGGGTACAGCCCCAGCGGTGCTCTTGCCCCACCCTTAGCCGATAATGGTTGCCTGATTAGACGCCCTCGCTGCCCGATTTTCTCCTCGTTGTGGGCGAATAGTCCGTTCTATTTCGGTTTTGGGGTTCTAACCAGAGCGGCCTCGATGCCAACTGTCTCGCAGCCAACCGATGACTGAGCCAAGAGCAAAGGGATTGCCGCGAGGCGACAACATCCTCCCGTTCGAGCTGTGGCAGTGCCTGACCGAAGTTAACAAAATTGCAAAGACCGATTTGGCTGTGTCGAGAAACACAGTATGGTTTGAAATGCAGAACACTGGTTTTAGCACCAAGTCTCAACCCTTCGCAGTCTTTCATCACCGTTATGTCTCAACCGACGATCGAATCGATTCTCAACGAAAAGCGCCTATTTGAGCCCCCTGCCGACTTTGCTGCCGATGCTCGCATTAAAAGCATGGCTGAGTATCAAGCGCTCTATGACAAAGCGGCGGCCGATCCGGCTGGTTTTTGGGCCGAACTTGCAGAACAAGAACTCCACTGGTTCAAAAAATGGGACACCGTCTTAGATTGGCAACCCCCTTTTGCCAAGTGGTTTAGCGGCGGCAAGCTCAATATTTCTTACAACTGTTTAGATCGACACCTGACGACCTGGCGACGCAACAAAGCCGCGTTGATTTGGGAAGGGGAACCGGGCGACTCGCGCACGCTGACCTATGCCGAACTGCATCGGGAAGTGTGTCAGATGGCGAATGTGCTGAAAGATTTGGGGGTGAAGAAGGGCGATCGCGTTGGGCTCTACATGCCGATGATTCCCGAAGCGGCGATCGCGATGCTGGCCTGTGCCCGCATTGGGGCTCCCCACACTGTCGTGTTTGGCGGCTTTAGCGCCGATGCGTTGCGCGATCGCCTCAACGATGCCGAAGCCAAGCTCGTGATCACAGCTGACGGCGGCTTCCGCAAAGACAAGGTGATTCCCCTTAAGGCCGCGGTCGATCAGGCGTTAGAAAACAACGCCGTCCCCAGCGTAGAAAATGTGCTCGTAGTTGAGCGGACCAAATCAGGCGTCCCCATGGTGGCAGGCCGCGACCACTGGTGGCATGACCTACAACCCACCGCGTCGGGTAACTGCCCCGCCGAAGAGATGGACGCTGAAGACATGCTGTTCATCCTCTACACCAGCGGTACTACAGGCAAGCCGAAGGGCGTCGTCCACACCACGGGTGGTTACAACCTCTACACCCACATGACCTTTCAGTGGACTTTTGACCACAAAGACACGGACGTGTACTGGTGTACCGCTGACGTGGGCTGGATTACAGGCCACAGCTACATTGTCTATGGGCCGCTATCCAACGGCGCGACTAGCCTGATGTATGAAGGGGTGCCCCGTCCCTCTAACCCTGGCTGCTTTTGGGATGTGGTGGAAAAATACGGCGTCAACATCTTCTACACAGCCCCGACGGCCATCCGCGCCTTCATGAAAATGGGCGAGGCCGAACCGAAAGCCCGCGACCTGTCCTCCCTCCGCATTCTCGGCACCGTGGGCGAACCGATTAACCCCGAAGCCTGGGTGTGGTATCAGCAGGTGATCGGCGGCGGCAACTGCCCGATTGTCGATACCTGGTGGCAAACAGAAACCGGCGGGTTTATGCTGACGCCACTGCCCGGAGCGACCCCAACCAAGCCCGGTTCTGCCACGAAGCCTTTCCCCGGCATCATCGCCGATGTGGTGGATCTGGATGGCAACCCGGTGGGCGACAACGAAGGAGGCTATCTCGTCATCAAGCATCCCTGGCCCAGCATGATGCGCACGGTCTACGGCAACGAAGAACGCTTCCGCCGCACCTATTGGGAGCACATTCCCCCCAAGGATGGCCAGTATCTGTACTTTGCGGGAGATGGAGCCCGTCGGGACGAGGACGGCTACTTTTGGGTGATGGGCCGCGTGGATGATGTGCTCAGCGTCTCTGGTCACCGCCTCGGCACGATGGAAATTGAGTCGGCGCTGGTGTCGCATCCCGCTGTGGCAGAAGCGGCGGTGGTCGGTCGTAAAAATGAAATTACTGGGGAAGAGGTGTTTGCCTTCGTCACCCTTGAAAGTCATCATCAACCGAGCGACGAGTTAAAAGACGAGTTGAAGCAGCACGTCATCAAGGAAATTGGGATCATCGCTCGGCCCGCTGACATTCGCTTTGCGGACTCGCTGCCCAAGACGCGATCAGGCAAAATCATCCGTCGCTTCCTCCGCAACCTCGCTAGCGGCGAAGATATTGTGGGCGATGCCACCACCATGGAAGACCAGAGCGTCCTCGACAAACTCCGCCAAGGCGCTTAACAGTTAAGAATTGCGCTTGCCGCGGCTCGCCGAAGTCCTAAAGAAAGGTGCGTATATAGCGTTGGTTGCTGCAACGCGATTGTGTTGCCTATTTCCCACATTTTCTGGGCGACTTGTTCAAACGAACGGGTCGCCTTGCTTTTATAGCGCCGCGTAGATAGCTCCGTACATCTCCATGCTGCGGAACAAGGGGCTTAGTATCTGTTTAGCGTCAGACTGTTACTGATCCCCTTAAATCCCCCTTGCCAAGGGGACTTCGAGCCGGAATATTCTGAGCCCCCTTGGCAAGGGGGCAGCGACAGCGGGGGATCTCAAGCCCCGCTAAACAGATACGGGGCTTAAGCCCCTTGCCTGTTGGTACCTGACTGTGGACTGCTATAGCATGTCGTGGCCAAAGAATTGACAGCAGAATTTATGGCAATCCGCAGGTAGGTGCCGAGAGTCCAGACGCCTAAAGCATGAGAACTGAATCTAAGTGTGGACAGCCGTCTCGGCTGTCCCAGGTCAGGCAAGATGCTACAAAACTAAAATTTTCGGCAGCTAGCAGTTAGAGCTAGGCCAGCAGTTGGACCAACCGACCTTCCAGTAAATCGTGCTGTGCCATGGCTGAACCGTGTGTCAACGCAAACCGGAAGCGAGCGGTTGGGGTATCTGCGTGGTCCCTAGAAAACTCGACAATGCCCAAGGTTGCGGCATATCAAGCCTCAGCAATCCAGGTTAGCTGAGGGGAGGTATTCACTCCCAAAGGACATTTTAGGCGCGATCGCTCAACCGCTGTAAAGAGATGCGTGCAGCTTCAGCGACTTGAGGATGAGCATCTTTTTCTAAAAAACGCAGGGCGGATTCGGTTTTGGGCGAAGGCAGATGTCCCAGTGCTTCTGCCAAGCGCTGACGCACCAGCCAATCTTCAGCCTGGGCAAATTCCAAAATCTGTTCCACGGCGTCGGTATCACCCACTTCGCCAATGGCCGCGATCGCCGCCTGCTGAATCACGACCTCTTCACTTCGCAACGCTTCGACCAAAACATCGTGAGCGCGGGGATCTTTGAGGTTGCCCAGCGACACCGCCGCGCTGAATCGTACTAGCCAGTCTGTATCTTCGTAAAAGGCGCGCACCAGAGTTTCGAACGCGCGAGGATCTTCCAGGTAGCCCAAGGCCCCAGCCGCATCGGCACGAATGCCATAGTCGGGATCCGTCTCCACCAACTTGACCAAAATATCGAACGTTTCGGCGTCGGGCTTGAGCCCCATGGCAAATACGGCCATGGAGCGCACTTGCAAGTTGCTGTCGTAAATCACTTTGCGCACGAGGGGGGCAGCCGTCGTTGCGTCCACGTCGCGCAACATGGCTAGTGCCAACATGCGGTCTTTAGAACTTTCGCTCTCTAGTTGGTGAGCAATTTGTTGCAGATCCAGAGAAGTCATAGCCAACCCACGTCACAAAAGTTTACAGTCTTATTCATATTAACGTGTTTATTTGGTGGCGTTGTGCCTTGCCCGGTGATTTGGGGCCTCTTCAACATTTAGACCAGATGCCTTCGGTTTCAGAAGGGTTGGCTACAATTTGCAAACGAATATCAAGAAGTGGCGTTACTTCTTGACAGCCTTGGTGCATCTTGGAAGAGAGGGTTCCTGGGTATTTGTGGCGGTTTCAGGCCTCATGCAATATTTATTCCGTTATCCAGACTATCGAATTGGGCGCTTGAAGCAACGGCGTGTCTATTTGTTTGCGGGGCCGTTTTTACGAGGCGCTGCTTTCGGTGCTGAAGCGACTCTGCCCCTGATGGCACGGGGTTGAGCCATGAAACATTGGGCGATCGCACTCGGCAGCAGTGCCATGCTTTTGGGGACTTGGGCCGGGGCGATGGCTCAGGAAGATCAGGGGGCTGAAGGCGATACCGTCCGGGTTGGCATTTATCAAAATCCCCCCAAGGTGTTTGTCGATCCGGCGGGAACCCCAACCGGCTTTTGGGTGGACGTGTTGGCCGCGATCGCCCAGGCAGAAGACTGGACGGTGGAATATGTGGCCTGTGAGTGGCAAGCCTGTTTAGACGGCGTCGAGGCGGCAAATCTCGATTTGATGCTAGATGTGGCTTATTCAGAAGCACGTGATCGGCGGTTTGATTTTAATCAAGAATCGGTATTGTCTAGCTGGTCAGTGGTTTATCGGCATCCTGACAGACCGATCGACTCAATATTAGATTTAGATCAGCGCCGGGTCGGCGTCGTCCAAGGCAGCATTCAACGACCGACTCTGGCAGAGCGGGCTAAGAGCTTTGGTGCAGCCCCAATATTTGTGGAATTTGATGACTTTGCCACGATGCTGCAACAGTTAGCAGCAGGCAATATTGATGCCGCCGTGATCGATCCGTTTGTCGGGCCTCAGGCGGAGGCGGAATATGCCATTGAGCGAACCAATCTGCTGGTATATCCTTCTCAGCTGTATTTTGTGACGGCAGAAGGCCAAAATGCGGCATTGTTAGCGGCGATCGATGAGAATTTACAACAACTTTTAGGCGATAGTGATTCGGCTTATTACCAAGCAGAGCGGCGGTGGCTCCCCCTCGTTCAACCCTCTTCTATGCAAATCTTTCGGCAGGCGCTGCTAGATGCCTTAATTTATCTGCCGATCATTGGCGTCATGGGCTTTGCTGTCTGGAATTATTTGTTGCGGAAAGAAGTTAAGCGGCGACTGCAAACCGAAAATCGCTTACAAACGCTGACCAATAATACTCCCGGCGTCATCTTTCAGTATTTGCTGCGCAGCAATGGCACTGAGTCATTGCTGTATGTCAGTTCTCGCTGTGCTGATGTGTGGGGCATCACTGCAGAGGCGGCGATCGCCGATGTCAATCAATGGTGGCAGCAGGTGCATCCTGACGATGTGCAGCCGCTGCGCAATGCCTTGTTGCGATCGGCCCGCAGCCTCACCGTGTGGTCAGCAGAATGGCGCATTTGCCCTCCGGCGCAGCCGGAAAAATGGCTCCAAGTGTCGGCTCAGCCCCAGGCTTGTGACAGCGGCGCTGTGATCTGGGACGGTCTGATCTTTGACATTACCGAACGCAAAACGGCAGAAATCGCCCTGCGGCGCAGCGAAACACGCTTTCAACGGCTGGCGAGCAACCTACCCGGCATTCTTTACGGCTATTGCCTTTGCCCCGATGGGACAGATTCGTTCACTTACATCAGTTCCGGCTTTGCCGATATTTATGGGTTTGCCCCTGAGCGCGCTTTGGCTGACAGCAAAAGCGTCTGGGACTGTGTGCATCCCGATGATGTCGAAGGACTCCGGTTGTCGATTCTGCACTCTCACCAGACTTTGCAGGTGTGGCAAGCGCAATATCGAGTTGTGTTGGAAAGCGACCAAATGAAGTGGTTGCAGGGTATTGCTCGGCCAGAGCAGCAGCCCAATGGTGATGTCACTTGGGATGGCCTGATTATCGACATCACAGAGCGAATGCAGATCGAAGCAGCCCTGCGCCAGAGTGAACAGCGCTTTCGCAATACGGCCGCTAATTTGCCTGGGGCCATCTTCCAGTATGTGCTGCATGTCGATGGCACTGATGACGTGACCTATATGAGTGCGGGCTGCTATGACATTTGGGAAATCACGGCCGAAACGGCAGAGCAGCAGGCGCGCCGCTTGTGGGAGATGATTCACCCTGACGACTATGTGGGCTTTACTGAGTCGGTGCGGCAGTCGGCCCAGACGTTAGAGCCCTGGTCTTGGCAGTGGCGCATCATCACACCGTCGGGCACAACTAAGTGGCTGGCGGCCGGAGGCCGACCAGAGTTGCAGCCAAACGGCGATATTGTTTGGGATTCGCTGGTGATGGATATTAGCGATCGCAAACAGGCCGAAATTGCGCTGCAAACGAGTGAAAGTCGCCTCAATACATTAATCAGCAACTTGCCTGGGTTTGTTTACCGAGTGGCCAACCAACCTGACTATCCTGTGCACTTTATTAGTCAGGGCGTTACCGACATTACTGGCTACACCGTGATTGATTACTTAGAAGGTCACGTCAACATGGGTGAGCAGGTGCATCGCTACGATCGCGCCCGAGTCTGGAACCAGGTACAGCGGGCTTTGCAGCAGCGAGAACCCTATGAATGTGAGTACCGTATGATTACCCGGTCAGGTGCGACCAAATGGCTGTGGGAGCGGGGCCAGGGCATTTGGGACGAACAGGGCCAACTGCATCACCTAGAAGGTTTTGTGACTGATATTAGCGATCGCAAGCAAGCTGAATTAGCCTTGCAAGAAAGTGAAGTGCGCTATCGCCAGGTCGTTGAGGCGCAGACGGATTTTATCTTGCGATCGCTGCCCGATACCACTATCACCTTTGCCAATGACGCCCTGTGTGATGCCCTGGGTCTCAGCCCCGAGCAGGTGATCGGCAAACAGTGGATTGAGTTAGCCAATCCTGAAGATTTAGAACAAAATGCCTTTCAGCCACTGGCGCTATTAACACCTAAAAATCCCCGCTGCTTTGTCGAAAATCGAGACGTGCGCGCCGGGGGCAAAATTGGCTGGACGCAATGGCTTAACGAGGGCATCTTTGACGACATTGGGCAGCTGGTTGAAATTCAATCGGTCGGGCGCGACATTACCAATCTCAAGCAGGCCGAAGAAGCGCTGCGACAAAGCGAAGAGCGCTTGCGCCTGGTGACTGAAAACATGGGGGATTTAGTCTGTTTGCATGATTTAGAGGGCTACTTTACTTATGTCACCTTGTCTAGCCAGGCCTTGCTGGGCTTTGCCCCCGATGAACTCATTGGGAAACACCCCAATCTGCTGATTCATCCAGATGAGCATAATTTGGTGTGTGAGGAAATGTTTGTCCCGGCAAGTCAAGGTCGGTCTGGGCGGGCCATATATCGGATGCGCCACAAAACAGCGGGCTACCTCTGGCTAGAGACGCTGTCACAGCCAGTGTTTGACGAGCAGGGAAATGTCTCGCAAGTGCAAACAACCTCGCGGAATGTGAGCGATCGCGTCAAGATCGAAGAGCAGCTCAAGTATGATGCACTGCACGATAGTCTGACGACGTTGCCTAATCGCGATCGCCTTATGCAGCGCCTAGACTTGGCCCTCAAGCGATCAAAGCAACACCCCACCTTTCAATTTGCGGTGCTGTTTTTAGACCTTGATAACTTTAAGGTGGTGAACGACAGCCTGGGACATTTGGTGGGTGACGAACTGCTGATCGCCGTTGCCCAGCAGCTCTTGCAGTTCATTCGCGATACTGATATTGCCGCGCGACTGGGCGGCGACGAATTCGTCATTCTCATCGAAGAAATCACCCACATTCAAGACGCCGTCATTATTGCCGAGCGCATTCTTGCCGCCCTGCGCCAGCCGTTCCACATTGCCGAACGAGAGGTTGTCATCACCACCAGCATCGGGATTGTGTCTGGTGAAACCCAGTACGAACGGGCCGTAGATTTGTTACGCGATGCCGACTTGGCTATGTATCGGGCTAAGCACAGTGGCCGCGCCCAATATGCCATCTTCGATCCCACGATGCATTTTCGGGTGACCCAGCGCTTGC
Protein-coding regions in this window:
- a CDS encoding HlyD family efflux transporter periplasmic adaptor subunit, translating into MTSGSHVTPNGTLQNGHNGNGNGNGHMPPTPPSAPPTPPTSGFERSVILRQSPRWARYVVWGIVAVSVSTVAWACLAKIEEAIPAQGKLEPEGVVQPVQAPVGGVVAEIHVNEGESVEQGTVLVTLDPKATRAQLEALQDIRSRLREENQYYRSQLSAAPELEGAPVTVSPEIARLTSNRVALVEENELYRAILRGDLNAANLSPRQRERVATTLGGLDSQIAINQLEVEQLNKQLDQVSTQLANAVQSLSVEQEIYDRIEPLVAQGGISELQGLRQQQEVNNRETEVNSLREEQQRLMLAIDQAQEELLRTQVVSNEDLLERIAANDNQIANIDSQLTKVVVDNEKQLEEIGGQISQLEFALENQELRAPLDGQVFNLRANQPGYVANATEPILEIVPNDTLVARVFITNRDIGFVTQRFQDSEEPLMVDVRIDSFPFSEFGDVEGEIVHIGSDALPPDDVNPYYRFPAEIELQDQLLGEALPLQSGMSVTANIKLRKRRVITILSDLFVRKIDSLRSGG
- a CDS encoding transposase family protein, with the translated sequence MEQLKQIPDERHWRGRRHPLWMVLCLSLLSFLCGYRGYRPLTDFEQQVICK
- the acs gene encoding acetate--CoA ligase: MSQPTIESILNEKRLFEPPADFAADARIKSMAEYQALYDKAAADPAGFWAELAEQELHWFKKWDTVLDWQPPFAKWFSGGKLNISYNCLDRHLTTWRRNKAALIWEGEPGDSRTLTYAELHREVCQMANVLKDLGVKKGDRVGLYMPMIPEAAIAMLACARIGAPHTVVFGGFSADALRDRLNDAEAKLVITADGGFRKDKVIPLKAAVDQALENNAVPSVENVLVVERTKSGVPMVAGRDHWWHDLQPTASGNCPAEEMDAEDMLFILYTSGTTGKPKGVVHTTGGYNLYTHMTFQWTFDHKDTDVYWCTADVGWITGHSYIVYGPLSNGATSLMYEGVPRPSNPGCFWDVVEKYGVNIFYTAPTAIRAFMKMGEAEPKARDLSSLRILGTVGEPINPEAWVWYQQVIGGGNCPIVDTWWQTETGGFMLTPLPGATPTKPGSATKPFPGIIADVVDLDGNPVGDNEGGYLVIKHPWPSMMRTVYGNEERFRRTYWEHIPPKDGQYLYFAGDGARRDEDGYFWVMGRVDDVLSVSGHRLGTMEIESALVSHPAVAEAAVVGRKNEITGEEVFAFVTLESHHQPSDELKDELKQHVIKEIGIIARPADIRFADSLPKTRSGKIIRRFLRNLASGEDIVGDATTMEDQSVLDKLRQGA
- a CDS encoding HEAT repeat domain-containing protein, giving the protein MTSLDLQQIAHQLESESSKDRMLALAMLRDVDATTAAPLVRKVIYDSNLQVRSMAVFAMGLKPDAETFDILVKLVETDPDYGIRADAAGALGYLEDPRAFETLVRAFYEDTDWLVRFSAAVSLGNLKDPRAHDVLVEALRSEEVVIQQAAIAAIGEVGDTDAVEQILEFAQAEDWLVRQRLAEALGHLPSPKTESALRFLEKDAHPQVAEAARISLQRLSDRA
- a CDS encoding EAL domain-containing protein; the protein is MKHWAIALGSSAMLLGTWAGAMAQEDQGAEGDTVRVGIYQNPPKVFVDPAGTPTGFWVDVLAAIAQAEDWTVEYVACEWQACLDGVEAANLDLMLDVAYSEARDRRFDFNQESVLSSWSVVYRHPDRPIDSILDLDQRRVGVVQGSIQRPTLAERAKSFGAAPIFVEFDDFATMLQQLAAGNIDAAVIDPFVGPQAEAEYAIERTNLLVYPSQLYFVTAEGQNAALLAAIDENLQQLLGDSDSAYYQAERRWLPLVQPSSMQIFRQALLDALIYLPIIGVMGFAVWNYLLRKEVKRRLQTENRLQTLTNNTPGVIFQYLLRSNGTESLLYVSSRCADVWGITAEAAIADVNQWWQQVHPDDVQPLRNALLRSARSLTVWSAEWRICPPAQPEKWLQVSAQPQACDSGAVIWDGLIFDITERKTAEIALRRSETRFQRLASNLPGILYGYCLCPDGTDSFTYISSGFADIYGFAPERALADSKSVWDCVHPDDVEGLRLSILHSHQTLQVWQAQYRVVLESDQMKWLQGIARPEQQPNGDVTWDGLIIDITERMQIEAALRQSEQRFRNTAANLPGAIFQYVLHVDGTDDVTYMSAGCYDIWEITAETAEQQARRLWEMIHPDDYVGFTESVRQSAQTLEPWSWQWRIITPSGTTKWLAAGGRPELQPNGDIVWDSLVMDISDRKQAEIALQTSESRLNTLISNLPGFVYRVANQPDYPVHFISQGVTDITGYTVIDYLEGHVNMGEQVHRYDRARVWNQVQRALQQREPYECEYRMITRSGATKWLWERGQGIWDEQGQLHHLEGFVTDISDRKQAELALQESEVRYRQVVEAQTDFILRSLPDTTITFANDALCDALGLSPEQVIGKQWIELANPEDLEQNAFQPLALLTPKNPRCFVENRDVRAGGKIGWTQWLNEGIFDDIGQLVEIQSVGRDITNLKQAEEALRQSEERLRLVTENMGDLVCLHDLEGYFTYVTLSSQALLGFAPDELIGKHPNLLIHPDEHNLVCEEMFVPASQGRSGRAIYRMRHKTAGYLWLETLSQPVFDEQGNVSQVQTTSRNVSDRVKIEEQLKYDALHDSLTTLPNRDRLMQRLDLALKRSKQHPTFQFAVLFLDLDNFKVVNDSLGHLVGDELLIAVAQQLLQFIRDTDIAARLGGDEFVILIEEITHIQDAVIIAERILAALRQPFHIAEREVVITTSIGIVSGETQYERAVDLLRDADLAMYRAKHSGRAQYAIFDPTMHFRVTQRLHLEQDLRKALARSELVLHYQPIVAFDTLQVIGFEALVRWQHPQRGLISPLEFIAIAEETGLIKSLGQWVLTTACHQLADWQRQHPQKPLKMSVNLSVQQLQPALISQIEAVLAATQIAPSSLVLELTESMLAQNIELTQDLLTQVKQLGVRLSIDDFGTGYSSLSYLSRLPVDHLKIDRAFVSPSANNTRNQVIAESIVALSDLLGLHAIAEGIETPEQLTWLQQLGCQEGQGYLFSPPVSATAAAQLLCQSLSVEVWNRSR